In the Streptomyces sp. GSL17-111 genome, one interval contains:
- a CDS encoding ParA family protein codes for MTTSPVPGPAGARIALPPLAVAERLEVVPRWDEEVAYQSWRPQILAPSTWRPAAPPRVFAVVNQKGGAGKTTSTVELGAALAAAGLRVRLVDADPQEAALTAWLRPQYPGEGERWSLRSVFFDECTLAQATYPTRFEGLDLVPSGLDLARVEYERPIGAEQALAAALAQEVEEPDGPGWDVTIVDSAPSLSLVTVAALTGADEVIVPLKVGGLDMKGMASLHRTIRHVQRKTNPKLRVGAVLLTAWDKSGFARQLAAKVAEDYPEAAVIPVRRSVRAAEAPIAEQPIRLYAPESTAAADYDQAAGLLVAVGGEAR; via the coding sequence ATGACTACATCACCAGTGCCGGGCCCCGCAGGGGCGCGTATCGCGCTGCCGCCGCTCGCTGTCGCGGAGCGCCTGGAGGTTGTTCCCCGGTGGGATGAGGAGGTGGCGTACCAGTCGTGGCGGCCGCAGATCCTCGCGCCCTCGACGTGGCGACCGGCTGCTCCGCCCCGGGTGTTCGCTGTGGTCAACCAGAAGGGCGGGGCCGGGAAGACGACGTCCACGGTGGAGCTCGGCGCGGCCCTGGCGGCGGCCGGGCTGCGGGTGCGCCTGGTGGACGCGGACCCGCAGGAGGCGGCCCTGACGGCGTGGCTGCGCCCGCAGTACCCGGGGGAGGGTGAGCGGTGGTCGCTGCGGTCGGTGTTCTTCGACGAGTGCACCTTGGCGCAGGCCACCTACCCGACCCGCTTTGAGGGGCTGGACCTGGTGCCGTCCGGGCTGGACCTGGCGCGGGTGGAGTACGAGCGGCCGATCGGTGCGGAGCAGGCGTTGGCGGCCGCGCTCGCCCAGGAGGTCGAGGAGCCGGACGGGCCGGGGTGGGACGTGACGATCGTGGATTCGGCGCCGTCGCTGTCGCTGGTGACCGTCGCGGCGCTGACCGGGGCGGATGAGGTGATCGTGCCGCTGAAGGTCGGGGGGCTGGACATGAAGGGCATGGCGTCGCTGCACCGCACGATCCGGCACGTGCAGCGCAAGACGAACCCGAAACTGCGGGTGGGGGCGGTGCTCCTGACCGCGTGGGACAAGTCCGGGTTCGCCCGGCAGCTCGCGGCGAAGGTGGCCGAGGACTATCCGGAGGCGGCGGTGATCCCGGTGCGGCGCAGTGTCCGCGCGGCGGAGGCGCCGATCGCTGAGCAGCCGATCCGGCTGTATGCGCCGGAGTCCACGGCCGCGGCTGACTACGACCAGGCGGCCGGGCTCCTCGTAGCCGTGGGGGGTGAGGCGCGGTGA
- a CDS encoding winged helix-turn-helix domain-containing protein, which produces MEGQEAATLIFGRGMTVREAATQLGMSPTTCWRRAWWFMDRTLPVSYGLPLGPLPPQRGTRACPRGRPWMPTLDGDRSRTGRARTIHRDGEDFPDLDALEPLGMAALMEAIDAPYDDLDDAEGLDDA; this is translated from the coding sequence ATGGAGGGCCAGGAGGCGGCAACGCTGATCTTCGGGCGGGGGATGACCGTCCGGGAGGCCGCCACGCAGCTCGGCATGAGCCCTACGACGTGCTGGCGCCGCGCCTGGTGGTTCATGGACCGAACCCTGCCCGTGTCCTACGGCCTTCCCCTCGGCCCGCTGCCCCCGCAGCGAGGGACCCGGGCCTGCCCCCGTGGCCGCCCTTGGATGCCCACGCTGGACGGCGACCGCTCCCGGACGGGGAGGGCGCGGACCATCCACCGTGACGGAGAGGACTTCCCCGACCTGGACGCCCTGGAGCCGCTCGGCATGGCCGCGCTCATGGAGGCCATCGATGCGCCGTACGACGACCTGGACGACGCGGAGGGCTTGGACGATGCCTGA
- a CDS encoding GntR family transcriptional regulator, translating into MPEPARTEEKDMTEARKMGYADVAGAYRRQIRDGTLRPGDALPTVTAVAEKCGVARNTAARAFAVLKSEGLIVTRAGAGTVVAEAPHVISGTDRLDRLNRTGRKFAEGEEVTGRRVMRRSCVDPRVCRELDLEPGEEVILRIRTFRQDGKPTTVGLSVIHARATVDVPEVAEERHLPRFWQKLYEERTGRAITRGERTAMARQASQDELDALEIDAPPHVSVSVLVTHVTFHDETGPIEHWEDVYAPGVEIPFSA; encoded by the coding sequence ATGCCGGAACCGGCGCGGACCGAGGAGAAGGACATGACGGAAGCTCGCAAAATGGGATACGCCGACGTGGCTGGGGCGTACCGACGGCAGATCCGGGACGGCACCCTGCGCCCTGGTGATGCGCTGCCGACGGTCACCGCCGTGGCAGAGAAGTGCGGGGTGGCACGCAACACGGCTGCACGCGCGTTCGCCGTGCTGAAGTCGGAGGGCTTGATCGTCACCAGGGCGGGTGCCGGGACGGTGGTCGCCGAGGCCCCGCACGTCATCAGCGGCACGGACCGGCTCGATCGGCTCAACCGCACCGGGCGGAAGTTTGCGGAGGGGGAGGAAGTGACCGGGCGCCGAGTGATGCGTCGGTCATGCGTAGACCCGCGAGTCTGCCGGGAGCTCGACCTCGAGCCGGGCGAAGAGGTCATCCTCCGCATCCGCACGTTCCGCCAGGACGGGAAGCCGACCACGGTCGGCCTGTCGGTCATCCACGCACGCGCCACCGTCGACGTCCCGGAAGTCGCCGAGGAACGGCACCTGCCCCGCTTCTGGCAGAAGCTGTACGAGGAGCGGACCGGTCGGGCCATCACGAGGGGCGAGCGAACCGCGATGGCGCGCCAGGCTTCGCAGGATGAGCTGGACGCCCTGGAGATCGACGCCCCGCCGCACGTGTCCGTGTCTGTACTCGTGACCCACGTGACCTTCCACGACGAGACGGGCCCCATCGAGCACTGGGAGGACGTCTACGCCCCCGGAGTGGAAATCCCGTTCTCCGCCTGA
- a CDS encoding RapZ C-terminal domain-containing protein, producing the protein MTTSQQTPALTITSFGYGHQDHGHAPDAHLTLDLRPHFRDPHVNPALREMTGRDHEVITAVLGTPGIPELIAATVQAARAFLAGPSAGPLAIAVGCVGGRHRSYVVASTLGAALADLAPDVVHLHVDRPVLHRTT; encoded by the coding sequence ATGACCACCAGCCAGCAGACGCCCGCGCTCACCATCACTTCGTTCGGGTACGGCCACCAGGACCACGGGCACGCGCCGGATGCACACCTGACCCTGGATCTCCGCCCGCACTTCCGGGACCCTCACGTGAACCCGGCACTGCGGGAGATGACCGGCCGGGACCACGAGGTGATCACGGCCGTCCTCGGCACCCCCGGTATCCCGGAGCTGATCGCCGCGACCGTCCAGGCCGCCCGCGCGTTCCTCGCCGGGCCGAGCGCCGGGCCGCTGGCCATCGCGGTCGGCTGCGTCGGCGGACGCCACCGGTCGTACGTCGTCGCCTCCACTCTGGGGGCCGCGCTCGCCGACCTCGCCCCCGACGTCGTCCACCTCCACGTGGACCGCCCCGTCCTGCACCGCACCACCTGA
- a CDS encoding tyrosine-type recombinase/integrase, whose protein sequence is MGEPARQLAVPLDEVLDAELVEDDGPAGTELVRTGRDRHLSPGTVAAIAASVPDSTRRAYGADREAFTAWCAEEDRTPLPATAETMAEYVEHLTVTPRPRTGRPAAPSTIERAMSAVTTWHEDEGKPRPSMRGARAVLNAYKDRLARSSDPAATARQATPAQPQQLRAMLAGVDRASIAGKRNAALVLVGFATAARVSELVAANRLDMVEAEHGWDVHLYRGKVRKHTTTALLYGTDPATCPVRALRAYLEALTAAGRTEGPVFLRVDRWDRLAPPLTRHGRPIGDPAGRLTAEAAADVVERLAVAAGLAGAWSGHSLRRGFATAARAAGHDPLEIGRQGGWADGSRVLARYMADVDRVKNSPLVGIGL, encoded by the coding sequence ATGGGCGAACCCGCCCGTCAGTTGGCCGTCCCGCTGGACGAGGTCCTGGACGCGGAGCTGGTCGAGGACGACGGACCGGCCGGGACTGAGCTGGTGCGCACCGGCAGGGACCGGCACCTATCCCCCGGGACGGTGGCCGCTATCGCCGCCTCGGTGCCGGACTCGACCCGCCGGGCGTACGGCGCGGACCGCGAGGCGTTCACCGCCTGGTGCGCCGAGGAGGACCGCACGCCGCTCCCGGCGACGGCCGAGACCATGGCCGAGTACGTGGAGCACCTGACCGTCACGCCCCGTCCGCGCACCGGGAGGCCGGCCGCCCCGTCCACGATCGAGCGCGCCATGTCGGCCGTGACCACGTGGCACGAGGACGAGGGCAAGCCGCGGCCGTCCATGCGCGGGGCCCGCGCGGTGCTCAACGCCTACAAGGACCGCCTCGCCCGCAGCAGCGACCCGGCCGCGACCGCCCGCCAGGCGACCCCGGCGCAGCCGCAGCAGCTCCGCGCGATGCTCGCCGGGGTGGACCGGGCCAGCATCGCCGGGAAGCGGAACGCCGCCCTGGTCCTGGTCGGCTTCGCCACGGCCGCCCGCGTCTCCGAGCTGGTGGCCGCGAACCGCCTGGACATGGTCGAGGCAGAGCACGGCTGGGACGTCCACCTGTACCGGGGGAAGGTCCGCAAGCACACCACCACAGCGCTCCTGTACGGCACCGACCCGGCCACCTGCCCCGTGCGGGCCCTGCGCGCGTACCTGGAGGCCCTGACGGCCGCCGGACGCACCGAGGGGCCGGTGTTCCTACGTGTGGACCGGTGGGACCGCCTCGCCCCGCCCCTGACCCGGCACGGACGGCCGATAGGAGACCCCGCCGGGCGGCTCACCGCCGAGGCCGCCGCCGACGTCGTGGAGCGCCTGGCCGTCGCCGCCGGACTCGCGGGCGCCTGGTCCGGCCACTCCCTGCGCCGAGGGTTCGCCACCGCCGCCCGCGCGGCCGGGCACGACCCGCTGGAGATCGGCCGTCAGGGCGGGTGGGCCGACGGCTCCCGCGTCCTGGCCCGCTACATGGCCGACGTGGACCGCGTGAAGAACAGTCCGCTGGTCGGGATCGGCCTGTGA